The DNA sequence GCCCTTTGGGTTGTCCTGTTCGGCATCTTCGCATATTGCTGGCCCGAGCCCGTCCAATTCCTCGGCAAGGGAATGAAATGGTTCTTCGCCCTGACCATGTTCGGGATAGGCGTCGTGCTGAAGCCGGGCGACTTCCGCGTTTTCGCGCAAAAGCCGTGGCTGGTCGTAGTGGGCTGCTGCGCCCAATATACGCTCATGCCGTTCGGGGCGTTTGTCGTCAGCAGGCTTTTCCGCCTGCCCCCGGAATACGCGGTGGGCCTGATCTTGACGGGCGCGGCCCCCGGCGCCATGACCAGCAATGTCATGAGCTATCTCGCCAAGGCGGATGCCGCCTATTCGGTGTCGTTGACTACGGCTTCGACCCTGGTCTGCCCCCTCATGACGCCGGGATTGACGTACCTGCTCGCGGGCGCGGCTATGGACGTGCCCTTCCTTGACATGTTTCTCGACCTTGCCCTGACCGTCGTGGCGCCGCTGCTGGCGGGCTTTGCGCTGCGCTACGCCGCGGGCGCGCGGATGGACGCCGTCATCGAGGTCTTCCCCGCCATCTCCGCCACGTTCATTGTTTTCATCTGCGGCGTCGTCATTGCGAGCAACCGCGGTGCGTTGCCCTCTATCACGGCCACGCTGTCGGACGTAAAGGGCCAGGCGGTGTTGCAGGCGGGCATCGTGATTCCTCTGATAATTGTCGCCCTCTTCTTTGCCGACTTGCTGCTTAATCTTTTCGGCATGGCGGCCGGCTATGGCGCGGGCGTGCTCTTCCGCATGCCCGTGGAGCGCCGCCGTACTCTGGCCATCGAGGTCGGCATGCAGAACGCCGGACTTGGCGTCGTGCTCGCTCAGGAACACTTCGACGAGAAAGCGACGCTGCCCGCGGTCTTCTTCGTGTTTCTGTGCATCGTCACGGCGAGTCTATTGACCAGTTATTGGCAGCGCACCGGCGGCAGCGCCAAATCCCCCAGATGACGGCGCCGCGAGGGGAACAAGCTGATGATGGGAACGGCCCTTCGGCAACAGTCCGGTTCTATGGCGCGGGGCGCGCACGCACCTAGCGGAAATCGTAGGCGGTCCGTGCACCCGTGACGGCATCGCTGCTCAATGCCGCGCGATGGTCAAGGTAGAACACATAATCCACCGGCTCGCGCAAGACACGCGCAATGCGCAGACTGAGCGCCACGGAAGGATTGAGCCGTCCTTTCTCAATCGCGAGAATGGTCTGTCGTGTCACCTCGACTTCCGTGGCCAGGTCGGCTTGACGCATGTTGAGGCGTGCGCGCAGTTCCTTCACGCGGTTTTTGAGCTCATATTCCGATTTCATACGCCCCATTTTAGAGAAAACCGAGCCTTTTGTCAAGCGATTACTTCCGGTTTTCGATGGTTCGTAAAGAGAATACCCGGCGAAGAGGGCGACAGCCAACGGTTGCACCAGCGGGGCGAGGCTGCTATACTGCGAATTTCTGCCGTGCGGCACGTGTTATGTAGCCTGTGGTGCAGGGGTCTAATTGAGGAGGCCGGGGGTCCATGAGGGTTCGGAACCAAGCATCGTGAGCAGGGCTAAGTACTATTGCGGCATAGACTTCGGCACGACCAACTCAAGCGTGGCGCTGGCGCGCGACGGCTTGGTGCGCGTGCTTGACCTGGACCCCGTGAACGACAACCCGGCGTCGCTTCCGTCGCTCCTGTATATCACGAATGGTGGTAAGCATATTGTCGGCCGGGCCGCGGCGGACGCGTTCATAGACCGCAACGT is a window from the Candidatus Hydrogenedentota bacterium genome containing:
- a CDS encoding bile acid:sodium symporter family protein — its product is ALWVVLFGIFAYCWPEPVQFLGKGMKWFFALTMFGIGVVLKPGDFRVFAQKPWLVVVGCCAQYTLMPFGAFVVSRLFRLPPEYAVGLILTGAAPGAMTSNVMSYLAKADAAYSVSLTTASTLVCPLMTPGLTYLLAGAAMDVPFLDMFLDLALTVVAPLLAGFALRYAAGARMDAVIEVFPAISATFIVFICGVVIASNRGALPSITATLSDVKGQAVLQAGIVIPLIIVALFFADLLLNLFGMAAGYGAGVLFRMPVERRRTLAIEVGMQNAGLGVVLAQEHFDEKATLPAVFFVFLCIVTASLLTSYWQRTGGSAKSPR
- a CDS encoding helix-turn-helix transcriptional regulator codes for the protein MKSEYELKNRVKELRARLNMRQADLATEVEVTRQTILAIEKGRLNPSVALSLRIARVLREPVDYVFYLDHRAALSSDAVTGARTAYDFR